A genomic region of Methanosarcinales archaeon contains the following coding sequences:
- a CDS encoding metallophosphoesterase family protein translates to MKLLALSDIHGNYSKVDALKHRAGRIDAVLIVGDITNFGPDSDANKLIDMFDVPILAIPGNCDHPSILETLEKSEAINLHNTCHTIGEVDFIGLGGSNTTPFKTPFELTDKEIEKSLEDLLDKSSALRTVLLSHAPPQGYVDELPIGHVGSPSITKFIDRLSLIVCGHIHEARGIAKKGNTSIVNVGEASKGYGAMITINDNICIELIEV, encoded by the coding sequence ATGAAACTGCTTGCTTTATCTGATATTCATGGGAATTATTCAAAAGTTGATGCTTTAAAGCATCGTGCCGGGAGGATCGATGCGGTCCTTATAGTGGGTGATATTACGAATTTCGGACCTGACAGCGATGCCAATAAACTAATTGACATGTTCGATGTGCCCATATTGGCCATACCTGGAAATTGCGACCATCCAAGTATATTGGAAACACTTGAAAAATCCGAAGCCATTAATTTGCATAATACCTGTCATACCATAGGTGAAGTAGATTTCATTGGACTTGGAGGTTCTAACACAACACCTTTTAAAACCCCGTTCGAACTGACAGACAAGGAAATTGAAAAATCATTGGAAGATCTATTGGATAAAAGCAGTGCCTTAAGAACTGTATTATTGAGTCATGCCCCTCCTCAGGGGTATGTAGATGAATTGCCAATAGGGCATGTAGGCAGTCCGTCTATAACAAAATTCATAGACCGCCTGAGTTTAATCGTATGCGGTCATATCCATGAAGCCAGGGGTATAGCCAAAAAAGGCAATACAAGTATTGTAAATGTGGGCGAGGCTTCTAAAGGATATGGTGCTATGATCACAATAAACGATAATATCTGTATAGAACTTATTGAAGTGTAA
- a CDS encoding AAA family ATPase, with amino-acid sequence MKIAVTGKGGVGKTTLAGTLARLLARDGLDVLAIDADADMNLASALGIDIPPSPLTDHREFIDERAGGPVGIFKLNPKVDDVVQRFGIIGPDGVRMLVMGTVEKGGSGCMCPASSFLRALMKHVVFKESSFVILDMEAGIEHLGRGTTRGIDLMIIVVEPGSRSIETASRIKDLAGDIGISRLAAVINKVRDVEIKEIESRLASMGIPVLGSIPYDNSMITADLNNQSPVETKGPALEALKEIKNRLLAGEY; translated from the coding sequence ATGAAAATTGCAGTAACAGGCAAAGGCGGTGTGGGAAAGACCACGCTTGCAGGGACATTGGCACGGTTGTTGGCCAGGGACGGATTGGATGTACTGGCCATTGATGCGGATGCTGATATGAACCTGGCATCCGCATTAGGAATTGATATTCCTCCATCTCCATTAACAGACCACAGAGAATTCATTGATGAACGTGCCGGAGGTCCGGTAGGTATTTTCAAACTGAATCCTAAAGTGGACGATGTAGTGCAGCGTTTCGGAATTATCGGACCTGATGGGGTGAGGATGCTGGTCATGGGTACTGTCGAAAAGGGCGGTTCCGGGTGCATGTGCCCGGCATCTTCATTTTTGCGAGCCCTGATGAAACATGTGGTGTTCAAGGAATCTTCATTTGTAATTCTTGATATGGAAGCAGGTATCGAACATCTGGGTAGGGGGACCACAAGAGGAATTGACCTGATGATAATCGTGGTGGAACCTGGCAGTCGCAGTATTGAAACGGCATCCAGGATCAAAGATCTTGCCGGTGATATTGGGATAAGCAGATTGGCTGCAGTGATAAATAAGGTCAGGGATGTAGAAATTAAAGAGATAGAATCCCGGCTTGCTTCAATGGGAATACCTGTATTGGGTTCAATCCCCTATGATAATTCAATGATAACAGCAGATCTTAACAACCAGTCCCCTGTAGAGACCAAAGGACCAGCACTAGAAGCATTAAAAGAGATAAAAAACCGTTTGCTAGCTGGTGAATACTAG